A DNA window from Camelina sativa cultivar DH55 chromosome 13, Cs, whole genome shotgun sequence contains the following coding sequences:
- the LOC104734459 gene encoding uncharacterized protein LOC104734459 isoform X1 — protein sequence MGRNSLALEIDDNGGAGRDDNHNLSGNGDLSFHSVRDRLRLKRNSSDRRDRSHSGLDRPSLRNRPHHIGRSLNRKGLISLLKPRGTCLLYFLVAFTVCAFVMSSLLLQNSITWQGNVKGGLVGSRIGLGTTLKYVPVGIARTLIEGGGLDPLRSAVRFGVRPPRLALVLGNMKKDPRTLMLVTVMKNLQKLGYVFKVFAVENGEARSLWEQLAGHVKVLVSGQLGHTDWTIFEGVIADSLEAKEAISSLMQEPFRSVPLVWIVHEDILANRLPVYQRMGQNSLISHWRSAFARADVVVFPQFTLPMLHSVLDDGNFVVIPESVVDVWAGESYSEIHTKQKLRDINEFGKDDLIILVLGSSFFYDEFSWDNAVAMHMLGPLLTRYGRRKDTSGSFKFVFLYGNSTNGQSDAVQEVASRLGLTEGTVRHFGLDEDVNKVLLMADILVYASSQEEQNFPPLIVRAMSFGIPIITPDFPVMKKYMADEVHGIFFRRNDPDALLKAFSPLISDGRLSKFAQTIASSGRLLTKNLMATECITGYARLLENILHFPSDTYLPGSISQHQVTAWEWNLFRSEIEQPESFIQDSAYASIGKSGIIFQVEEKFMGVIESTNPLDNNTLFVSDELPSKLVWDVLEEIEGAEEYEKVESEELEDRMERDVEDWEEIYRNARKSEKLKFEVNERDEGELERTGQPLCIYEIYDGAGAWPFLHHGSLYRGLSLSSKDRRLSSDDVDAADRLPLLNDTYYRDILCEIGGMFSVANKVDSIHMRPWIGFQSWRAAGRKVSLSSKAEESLENIIKQETKGEIVYFWTRLDIDGDLYGSKNKLTFWSMCDILNQGNCRTTFEDAFRNMYGLPEHIEALPPMPEDGHHWSSLHNWVMPTPSFLEFVMFSRMFSESLDALHNNTNDSKSCSLASSVLERKHCYCRVLEMLVNVWAYHSGRIMVYINPRDGTLEEQHPLPQRKGLMWAKYFNFILLKSMDEDLAEAADDKDHPRERWLWPLTGEVHWKGVYEREREERYRLKMDKKRKTKEKLYDRIKNGYKQKSLGG from the exons ATGGGGAGAAACTCTCTCGCGCTCGAGATCGATGACAATGGCGGCGCCGGGAGAGACGATAATCACAACCTCTCCGGAAACGGAGACTTATCTTTTCATTCCGTTCGAGATCGACTCCGTCTTAAGCGGAATTCAAGCGACAGGCGAGATCGATCTCACTCTGGTTTGGATCGGCCTTCCTTGCGTAACCGACCTCATCACATTGGCCGATCGTTGAATCGCAAGGGTTTGATTTCGTTGCTTAAGCCTCGCGGCACCTGTTTGCTCTACTTTCTCGTCGCCTTCACGGTTTGTGCGTTCGTTATGTCTTCGCTCTTGCTTCAGAATTCGATTACTTGGCAAGGGAATGTTAAGGGAGGGCTGGTGGGTAGTCGAATTGGATTGGGGACTACGCTGAAGTATGTTCCTGTTGGTATTGCTAGGACGTTGATTGAAGGGGGAGGGCTTGATCCCTTGCGTTCCGCTGTTAGGTTCGGTGTTCGTCCCCCAAGGCTTGCTCTC GTACTAGGGAATATGAAGAAAGATCCCCGAACACTAATGTTGGTCACAGTTATGAAGAATCTTCAAAAACTGGGTTATGTGTTTAAG GTTTTTGCCGTAGAGAATGGTGAAGCACGCTCATTGTGGGAACAGCTAGCTGGCCATGTCAAAGTTTTGGTTTCAGGGCAGTTGGGGCACACTGATTGGACAAT CTTTGAAGGAGTTATTGCTGATTCGCTTGAAGCAAAAGAAGCCATTTCAAG CCTTATGCAGGAGCCATTTCGTTCTGTACCACTTGTATGGATAGTTCATGAAGATATTCTTGCAAATCGGCTGCCTGTTTACCAAAGGATGGGCCAGAATTCTCTTATCTCCCACTGGAGAAGTGCTTTTGCGAGAGCAGATGTGGTTGTCTTTCCACAGTTTACCCTGCCG ATGTTGCATAGCGTTCTTGATGATGGGAACTTCGTTGTGATTCCAGAATCTGTAGTTGATGTTTGGGCTGGGGAAAGCTACAGTGAAAtccatacaaaacaaaaactaagggATATTAACGAATTTGGCAAGGATGACCTGATCATCTTAGTGCTTGGGAGTTCCTTCTTTTATGATGAGTTTTCTTGGGATAATGCCGTGGCAATGCACATGTTGGGACCACTTTTAACACGATACGGGAGGAGAAAAGATACCAGCGGTTCctttaagtttgtttttctatatgGTAACTCTACCAACGGACAGAGTGATGCTGTACAG GAGGTTGCGTCGAGGCTTGGATTGACCGAAGGCACTGTTCGGCATTTTGGTTTGGACGAGGATGTGAATAAAGTTCTACTGATGGCAgatattcttgtttatgcttcgTCCCAAGAGGAACAAAATTTTCCTCCATTAATTGTGCGAGCTATGAGCTTTGGCATCCCAATCATAACACCTGACTTTCCTGTCATGAAAAAATAT ATGGCTGATGAAGTTCATGGAATATTTTTTCGAAGAAATGATCCTGATGCATTGTTGAAGGCTTTTTCACCCTTGATATCAGATGGAAGGCTCTCTAAATTTGCTCAAACAATTGCTTCTTCAGGGAGACTCTTAACTAAGAACTTGATGGCAACAGAATGCATAACTGGTTATGCTCGGCTTTTGGAGAACATACTCCATTTTCCATCTGATACTTACTTGCCAGGTTCTATTTCTCAACATCAAGTGACAGCATGGGAGTGGAATCTCTTCAGGAGTGAAATAGAGCAGCCAGAAAGCTTCATCCAGGACTCCGCTTATGCTTCCATTGGAAAATCCGGAATTATTTTCCAAGTCGAAGAGAAGTTCATGGGTGTTATTGAGTCAACAAACCCTCTTGACAATAATACCCTATTTGTTTCCGATGAGCTTCCTTCCAAATTAGTCTGGGATGTTCTTGAAGAGATCGAGGGAGCTGAAGAGTACGAAAAAGTAGAATCTGAGGAG CTAGAGGACAGAATGGAAAGAGATGTTGAGGATTGGGAGGAGATATACCGAAATGCTCGCAAATCGGAG AAGCTAAAATTTGAAGTGAATGAACGGGATGAAGGAGAGCTAGAACGAACTGGCCAGCCTTTATGTATTTATGAGATTTACGATGGAGCTGGGGCGTGGCCCTTTCTGCATCATGGCTCTCTGTACCGTGGTTTGAGCCTG TCCAGCAAAGATCGAAGGCTAAGCTCAGACGACGTAGATGCAGCAGACCGATTACCTCTACTGAATGATACCTATTATCGAGATATCCTTTGTGAAATTGGAGGAATGTTTTCTGTCGCGAATAAAGTTGATAGCATTCACATGAGACCTTGGATTGGATTTCAGTCATGGCGTGCTGCTGGTAGGAAG GTCTCGTTATCATCTAAAGCTGAAGAGTCTCTGgaaaacattataaaacaagaaacaaagggGGAGATTGTTTACTTCTGGACAAGATTAGACATTGATGGTGACTTGTATGGAAGTAAAAATAAGCTCACATTCTGGTCTATGTGCGATATCCTTAACCAAGGAAACTGCAG AACCACTTTTGAAGATGCATTCCGGAATATGTATGGGTTACCAGAACACATTGAAGCGCTTCCTCCCATGCCTGAAGATGGTCATCACTGGTCTTCTCTCCACAATTGGGTGATGCCAACTCCGTCTTTCCTCGAGTTTGTCATGTTCTCAAG GATGTTCTCGGAGTCTCTAGATGCGCTGCACAACAATACTAACGACTCCAAAAGTTGCTCATTGGCTTCATCGGTACTCGAG AGAAAGCATTGTTACTGCCGGGTTCTGGAAATGTTGGTTAATGTCTGGGCATATCACAGCGGGAGAATAATGGTTTACATAAACCCAAGAGATGGCACGCTTGAGGAACAACATCCATTACCACAACGAAAAGGTTTAATGTGGGCTAAGTACTTTAACTTCATTTTACTGAAAAGCATGGATGAAGACTTAGCAGAAGCAGCAGATGATAAAGACCATCCAAGGGAAAGATGGCTATGGCCATTAACCGGGGAAGTACACTGGAAAGGCGTTTACGAGAGGGAACGTGAAGAAAGATACCGATTGAAAATGGACAAGAAGCGTAAAACTAAGGAGAAACTTTACGATAGGATCAAAAACGGTTACAAGCAAAAATCACTCGGAGGATAA
- the LOC104734459 gene encoding uncharacterized protein LOC104734459 isoform X2, which yields MGRNSLALEIDDNGGAGRDDNHNLSGNGDLSFHSVRDRLRLKRNSSDRRDRSHSGLDRPSLRNRPHHIGRSLNRKGLISLLKPRGTCLLYFLVAFTVCAFVMSSLLLQNSITWQGNVKGGLVGSRIGLGTTLKYVPVGIARTLIEGGGLDPLRSAVRFGVRPPRLALVLGNMKKDPRTLMLVTVMKNLQKLGYVFKVFAVENGEARSLWEQLAGHVKVLVSGQLGHTDWTIFEGVIADSLEAKEAISSLMQEPFRSVPLVWIVHEDILANRLPVYQRMGQNSLISHWRSAFARADVVVFPQFTLPMLHSVLDDGNFVVIPESVVDVWAGESYSEIHTKQKLRDINEFGKDDLIILVLGSSFFYDEFSWDNAVAMHMLGPLLTRYGRRKDTSGSFKFVFLYGNSTNGQSDAVQEVASRLGLTEGTVRHFGLDEDVNKVLLMADILVYASSQEEQNFPPLIVRAMSFGIPIITPDFPVMKKYMADEVHGIFFRRNDPDALLKAFSPLISDGRLSKFAQTIASSGRLLTKNLMATECITGYARLLENILHFPSDTYLPGSISQHQVTAWEWNLFRSEIEQPESFIQDSAYASIGKSGIIFQVEEKFMGVIESTNPLDNNTLFVSDELPSKLVWDVLEEIEGAEEYEKVESEELEDRMERDVEDWEEIYRNARKSEKLKFEVNERDEGELERTGQPLCIYEIYDGAGAWPFLHHGSLYRGLSLSSKDRRLSSDDVDAADRLPLLNDTYYRDILCEIGGMFSVANKVDSIHMRPWIGFQSWRAAGRKVSLSSKAEESLENIIKQETKGEIVYFWTRLDIDGDLYGSKNKLTFWSMCDILNQGNCRTTFEDAFRNMYGLPEHIEALPPMPEDGHHWSSLHNWVMPTPSFLEFVMFSRMFSESLDALHNNTNDSKSCSLASSVLERKHCYCRVLEMLVNVWAYHSGRIMVYINPRDGTLEEQHPLPQRKGLMWAKYFNFILLKSMDEDLAEAADDKDHPRERWLWPLTGEVHWKGVYEREREERYRLKMDKKRKTKEKLYDRIKNGYKQKSLGG from the exons ATGGGGAGAAACTCTCTCGCGCTCGAGATCGATGACAATGGCGGCGCCGGGAGAGACGATAATCACAACCTCTCCGGAAACGGAGACTTATCTTTTCATTCCGTTCGAGATCGACTCCGTCTTAAGCGGAATTCAAGCGACAGGCGAGATCGATCTCACTCTGGTTTGGATCGGCCTTCCTTGCGTAACCGACCTCATCACATTGGCCGATCGTTGAATCGCAAGGGTTTGATTTCGTTGCTTAAGCCTCGCGGCACCTGTTTGCTCTACTTTCTCGTCGCCTTCACGGTTTGTGCGTTCGTTATGTCTTCGCTCTTGCTTCAGAATTCGATTACTTGGCAAGGGAATGTTAAGGGAGGGCTGGTGGGTAGTCGAATTGGATTGGGGACTACGCTGAAGTATGTTCCTGTTGGTATTGCTAGGACGTTGATTGAAGGGGGAGGGCTTGATCCCTTGCGTTCCGCTGTTAGGTTCGGTGTTCGTCCCCCAAGGCTTGCTCTC GTACTAGGGAATATGAAGAAAGATCCCCGAACACTAATGTTGGTCACAGTTATGAAGAATCTTCAAAAACTGGGTTATGTGTTTAAG GTTTTTGCCGTAGAGAATGGTGAAGCACGCTCATTGTGGGAACAGCTAGCTGGCCATGTCAAAGTTTTGGTTTCAGGGCAGTTGGGGCACACTGATTGGACAAT CTTTGAAGGAGTTATTGCTGATTCGCTTGAAGCAAAAGAAGCCATTTCAAG CCTTATGCAGGAGCCATTTCGTTCTGTACCACTTGTATGGATAGTTCATGAAGATATTCTTGCAAATCGGCTGCCTGTTTACCAAAGGATGGGCCAGAATTCTCTTATCTCCCACTGGAGAAGTGCTTTTGCGAGAGCAGATGTGGTTGTCTTTCCACAGTTTACCCTGCCG ATGTTGCATAGCGTTCTTGATGATGGGAACTTCGTTGTGATTCCAGAATCTGTAGTTGATGTTTGGGCTGGGGAAAGCTACAGTGAAAtccatacaaaacaaaaactaagggATATTAACGAATTTGGCAAGGATGACCTGATCATCTTAGTGCTTGGGAGTTCCTTCTTTTATGATGAGTTTTCTTGGGATAATGCCGTGGCAATGCACATGTTGGGACCACTTTTAACACGATACGGGAGGAGAAAAGATACCAGCGGTTCctttaagtttgtttttctatatgGTAACTCTACCAACGGACAGAGTGATGCTGTACAG GAGGTTGCGTCGAGGCTTGGATTGACCGAAGGCACTGTTCGGCATTTTGGTTTGGACGAGGATGTGAATAAAGTTCTACTGATGGCAgatattcttgtttatgcttcgTCCCAAGAGGAACAAAATTTTCCTCCATTAATTGTGCGAGCTATGAGCTTTGGCATCCCAATCATAACACCTGACTTTCCTGTCATGAAAAAATAT ATGGCTGATGAAGTTCATGGAATATTTTTTCGAAGAAATGATCCTGATGCATTGTTGAAGGCTTTTTCACCCTTGATATCAGATGGAAGGCTCTCTAAATTTGCTCAAACAATTGCTTCTTCAGGGAGACTCTTAACTAAGAACTTGATGGCAACAGAATGCATAACTGGTTATGCTCGGCTTTTGGAGAACATACTCCATTTTCCATCTGATACTTACTTGCCAGGTTCTATTTCTCAACATCAAGTGACAGCATGGGAGTGGAATCTCTTCAGGAGTGAAATAGAGCAGCCAGAAAGCTTCATCCAGGACTCCGCTTATGCTTCCATTGGAAAATCCGGAATTATTTTCCAAGTCGAAGAGAAGTTCATGGGTGTTATTGAGTCAACAAACCCTCTTGACAATAATACCCTATTTGTTTCCGATGAGCTTCCTTCCAAATTAGTCTGGGATGTTCTTGAAGAGATCGAGGGAGCTGAAGAGTACGAAAAAGTAGAATCTGAGGAG CTAGAGGACAGAATGGAAAGAGATGTTGAGGATTGGGAGGAGATATATCGAAATGCTCGCAAATCGGAAAAGCTAAAATTTGAAGTGAATGAACGGGATGAAGGAGAGCTAGAACGAACTGGCCAGCCTTTATGTATTTATGAGATTTACGATGGAGCTGGGGCGTGGCCCTTTCTGCATCATGGCTCTCTGTACCGTGGTTTGAGCCTG TCCAGCAAAGATCGAAGGCTAAGCTCAGACGACGTAGATGCAGCAGACCGATTACCTCTACTGAATGATACCTATTATCGAGATATCCTTTGTGAAATTGGAGGAATGTTTTCTGTCGCGAATAAAGTTGATAGCATTCACATGAGACCTTGGATTGGATTTCAGTCATGGCGTGCTGCTGGTAGGAAG GTCTCGTTATCATCTAAAGCTGAAGAGTCTCTGgaaaacattataaaacaagaaacaaagggGGAGATTGTTTACTTCTGGACAAGATTAGACATTGATGGTGACTTGTATGGAAGTAAAAATAAGCTCACATTCTGGTCTATGTGCGATATCCTTAACCAAGGAAACTGCAG AACCACTTTTGAAGATGCATTCCGGAATATGTATGGGTTACCAGAACACATTGAAGCGCTTCCTCCCATGCCTGAAGATGGTCATCACTGGTCTTCTCTCCACAATTGGGTGATGCCAACTCCGTCTTTCCTCGAGTTTGTCATGTTCTCAAG GATGTTCTCGGAGTCTCTAGATGCGCTGCACAACAATACTAACGACTCCAAAAGTTGCTCATTGGCTTCATCGGTACTCGAG AGAAAGCATTGTTACTGCCGGGTTCTGGAAATGTTGGTTAATGTCTGGGCATATCACAGCGGGAGAATAATGGTTTACATAAACCCAAGAGATGGCACGCTTGAGGAACAACATCCATTACCACAACGAAAAGGTTTAATGTGGGCTAAGTACTTTAACTTCATTTTACTGAAAAGCATGGATGAAGACTTAGCAGAAGCAGCAGATGATAAAGACCATCCAAGGGAAAGATGGCTATGGCCATTAACCGGGGAAGTACACTGGAAAGGCGTTTACGAGAGGGAACGTGAAGAAAGATACCGATTGAAAATGGACAAGAAGCGTAAAACTAAGGAGAAACTTTACGATAGGATCAAAAACGGTTACAAGCAAAAATCACTCGGAGGATAA